GACTCGTTCGGTGTCGGGTTGTGTTGTGAAAAGTCATGCTCACCCAAAGACCTAAAATAGGTTGTGTATTGCTACACTTTACGATTTGAATCAATTACATTAGTTTTAAAAAACTCTTTCAAAGAACTATGATACAATATTAATATATATTCCTGACAGTACAAAATTTATTTTAATAAATATCTTAACAGACATTTTATTATGCCTTAAATCTTTACCTAATCGAAGTTTTCTACCAAAAGAATTCTGGCATATTCAAGTACTCAACATCTAAAGGCATAGCAAAAGGGATACATACTCTCTGCCTATCTATTGAGAAAATCATTTCTTCTTTCGATATTGTCCTTCAACTCGACTATTAACTAAATCCTCAAAATTCACTATTGCTTCGCAATGCTCGTAAAGGTTCGACATATTTCCGCTCGACTCTTTTTTGCACCCATAATTCTTTATTTTTCCGATAGATCCATTCAAATACTTCATTTAGTTTATCAGTTCGATAATGCCATCCATCATAGTGAATTTCTCCAGTAAAAAGTGTATTAATCAGTTCGAATTGTAAATGCTGATGAATCGAGTTTACCAATAAGTGCGGAGAAAAACCGCCCCCATTGGTAAACAGATTGCCCCCCATTGCCGTGCCGCTGGCATCGGCTAAAATCTCGGGCGGCCCTAACGGGCATTAAGCGCTTGGTCAATACCTAGTTTATGCATTGTTTTCTTCTTCGAGATCATCACGCTCTTGGATCATGACGACAGAAAAAGAATCTAAATGCTTTTTAATTTCTGTAAAGCGAAACTTAGTGTTGCTCAAATAGTTTTTTAAAAACTGAATGACCAATGAATTTGTAAATTGCTTCGGCAATTGCACGGTGAAGGATTCAGAATAATGGGGTAAGGAATTAAGTACCGTTGTGATCCTTACCGTCAAAATTTTGTCTGGCGTAATGTTAACAATAACTTCTTGTTCATCTATGGTAAAAACTAGATATCCTTGATCAAGTTTTGCATTTATGGAATTAACCCCACTTAATTCTGCTTCAAGCTCTTTTAGATTTTTGAATTTGATAAATCTGTCAGGCCTTAAGTTTTCTATGTAATGGGCTTTATAGTTTGGGATTAATTTTAGGTAAACAGAACTAACTATTTTAAAATCCGGATTGTTCACCAGATACACATTTCCCACTTTTACTGAATTGCCAACAGGCACTGGGCTGACTTTAATCTTATTTTTACCTTCCGCTAAAAGCCACTTGCATAACTTATCAATGTCATCTTCAGTATCAAAACTGATGTCGTAGATCAAATTGTCACCTTCTTGGAAGTGAAAATTCAATTTACTTTTTTCTTTAATAAATCTAAGGAATTCACTCGGAATCCCATCTACGTGAAAATGCACCATATATATCAAATAATAATTAATTGTATTAGTAAGCTAGGTTTACCCTTCTATGTTTATGTTTTTAGAATATAGATACTATAGTCAGCTAGAAATTTTTGAGCGACTTAAAATTTCATCCGCCTATTAGCATTCCTCTATGCAATTCGAAGCATACATAGTATCTTAATATTTTGCAGCGTTATCATGCATCTCATCTTCCAACCGTTGCCTAATTTTATTGTAAAGTTTTTCAGGTATTAATCCCGAATCTTTTCGGCTAGCATAGATTTTGTCCTGAACACTCCTAATATGCTGCAAAGTTATTTCACCACTTTCTATAACGTTTTCTATGGCATCAGATAAAGTTTGCGCATTTGTTATTGCCTTGTTTTGATCTATAATAATTTTAGCACCCACTGTAAACACAGGCAAACAACTCATAAACAATTTCACAATAAAATCCCATAGGCTATAATTGAAAAACAACGCTGAAATTAATATAACTACAAAAACACTGATACCAATTTTATAGACCAATTTTTTAAAATGAGTTCTTATCGCTGTGTCGTAATTGAGATTGGTTTTTTGGCATAAAAACACAGCTGTAAGATGATCTTTTAATGCTAATTCCGTTGGATACCAGTCATACAGTTTACTTAGATCACCACCTGATTTTTTAAATTTCGACGAGAACTTATTAACAAGCTCTTGTTTTGGCTTCTTACCCACAACAATCCGATGCCAATCTAAGCTATAAACATCGCAATCGAATTGCTCCTGAATTTTAGCCGCATCCGCTTTATAGGCGTTAACTACAACATTTACTAATAAGAGTTCCGAAAAAACAATACTAATAGAATAGATATTAACAAAAGCCGTTATATCTATTCCAAAAATAGCCAGTCCAATTTTTATAAAAGCAATCAGAGCCGTCAATGGTACAGCAAGAATGACCATAAATATAAAAGCTTTTTTTGCTTCAAGGTAAAGCTGTTTTTGAGCCGCCAGCCTATTGATGTTTTTTTCTTGATTTTGTCTTGTAAAAATTGTCTCCATATTATATATATTTAGGGAAATAATCACCAAATATTTCGCGCCACTTATTGATTGATGCCTCCATTTTATTATCTTTTTCAAGTTCCCTGGCTGCAATGGCTATGTGATAATCGGAAGCAGCCTTATTCTTAATCTTCTCCCGTTCATCAAATGTGAGATGGTTAATATCACCTTGATAGCCCTTTGGATCATTTAAGCTGTTATGAATATTATGATAAATATAAGCCAGAACTTTTGGTATCTCATTTTCAACATACACTTCGCTTGTTGCCCCGGAACGGTAGTAATTAAGTATTAAATTTTCAAGATAATAAGACTTGATGGTTGGCATTGTTGCCCTGCCTGTCCAATACTTGAAAATTCTGATTATGTCTATGACGGACACTAATTGTGATCCATTTGTTGTAGTAAGTCTCAACTTGTCGAATCTGGGATCTGATTTTTTCCAATTACCACTTCCATCCGGGATCAAGTAAAAATTTTTTCCTGTATCATCAGGTGTAGAAATAAAGCAAGGTACAATATCAAATATCCACTCATATGAGGTCAGCTTAAGCGTTGCTGCTTCCATATTTCGCTTGATATCTGCATTTCCATATTTTGAAATATTACCCAAGCTCGTTTTAAATTTTTCAATTACTTTTCTGGAGTTGAGAATATAAGTATCCGCATTACAAAGGTTCACCAAAGTTTTAGCGTCAGGATGAACCGAAATTTCGATCCTTCCATACAATTCTTTATAAGTACCACTCTGGCCGTGCATAATGATCATCATATCAATATCATCTAAGGGCCGAATTTTGGTTTTCCTCGAAAAGGAGCCATAATCAATAACCCCATCTGCGTGGAGTTTAGGGAATGTATCATCATCAGGGAAATTCAATATTTGACCCTGAAGGTAATTTTTGCTGCTTTTAGCTAAATCAGAGCGGTCGGTATCTAACCTTACTGTATTAGTTAAGAAGTCGTTAAAAGCTTGAGTAACATTTTTTGCCATACTTGGAATAATTTGGTTTAATTTTATATATAGCCTATACTATCCACACCTAATTACCACCTTGACTATATTAATTGGTTATCAATCAATTATGCAACTGCATAATCGTGCCAACGCTATATTTCCTCTTTTCCTTCTTATTTTTAAAGAAATTCGTGCCAATTTGTCCATGAAAATTTTGAAAGCATCACTTATTGTCATATCAACTAACAATCAAATTTATTATTACAGCCAATAATGAAAAAGAAGTATAAGTTGTAAAAATAGACCGTGATTGTGGGGCAGAAATTACGGGCTGATTGTCCTCGTCGATTACTTTTCCTTGATTAAATGTTGTGCGGATCCGGCTAAAGTGATAAAGTTAGGAGAATGACAAGTAGGTTTCTTTTCATTAAGTAAGTTTTAGTTTTACTCATGATTATTTTCTTATACGTATTTCATAAAACCTTTCATAAAGATATGACCAGGATTGCCAACATCAGTCCCGAACCCACCATCATTTCAAAGAAATGGAAGGTCATGCCTCCTCATCTGACATTGATCAAAAGTTATCAAAAAGCAGTAAGCGTAGGTAAAGGAGTATAAACTGGAGAGCTTATTCCTTTCTTCGATATTGACCTTCAAGCTTATTATTTACCACTTTCTCAAAATTCACAATAGCCTCACAATGGTCATAAAAGTTCGACATATTGCAGCTCGACTCTACTAGGTAAAAGCTCATCGAAAGATGGGCTTCCTTTGTTAAAAGGAATTTAGAATAACCCTTTTCATATTAAAAAATATCTTTTTTTGATATGCCAGGATCAAGCGGAATTGTTGGGGGAAGAAAACTTTAAGCATAGAATGACCTTTTTACTCGGCTGGCTGAAACGGATTTTACCCTCGTCGCGATAGCTTTGCAGGGTGGATTTCGATTTAATGTTTAAGCATTCCATTGCTTCGACATCGGAGACTCATTTATCTTCTTTGGTTTCTTTATGCTCGTTCTTTAAACGCGCGACAACTTCTTCGACAAGCGCGTAAAGGGCGCTGTCTTGCAGGCAGATGACTTCCATTCTTTGAGAAATTTATGTCTGATTGTCAACAAGGTAAGAAAACATTAGAAGATATTTTTAAAATCTATACATAATTTCTTAACAAGAACCATAAAACTTATCTAATTTTCCTTTTAATATAAAGGGATATAGATTACTTGAATTATAGATCTACGAATAACTAATAAAAGATTTGAACATGACATACCTTTTAATATTAGTTTAAATGACCTGAGAGATAGAGGTATCATTACAACTTAGTCTGCGCTATAAATAACGGAAGTCCGACGACACTAACAAAAAAATATAATACAAAATATAACGCATTAGTAGAATTTAGTAAGCCTATTGCATCGAATATAATAAGAGAAAACGAAGCCGATACTATTATAGCGCTAATAGAAAGAAATATTTGCATTTTCCCGTATGCTGAATCTCGATTATTATCATTAATCTCTACAGGATAGTTCAACATCATAGGTTTACCTATAAGATATCTAATAGCAGAAACGATAACGATATTAAAAAGTATAGGTATCCAAATAAAAGATTTTTCTGTGTAACCATCTATTTTCCCTGTGAGATCACGATGACCAACAATTACTTCAGGTAATTGTTGGTAATAATAAACATAAATCACTACATAACAAAGGATTATAGAGGGACTAATGAGAAATATGAGGTTTAAAGACTTTTTCATGGAATAATTTTAATGTAATAGGTTTATAAAATGGATAGAGGTATATAATCAGTCCCCCAGTAATTGCAAAAAAGAATGAGAATATACCCTGATAAAAAATTATTAATATATGGAATACAATTGCCAATATCAACAAATATTTTTTAAATTTACCACCAGCGAGAAGCCCCATACATAACATAACTTCTAAAAAAATAGAACCGTATGTTAGAGTTTGGCGCATGCGCCAAAGCTAGAATACCACTTCTAACAGTTTTGCATGAATCGTGATTGTTCAATATATTTAATTTACATTGCCGGTTTCGCAATATTTCAGCAACCGGTCTTCCTGTTCGGGCAGTGAATAGCCCTTCCTTTTTTGTTCGTTGGTACTAACGCGAACATATAGATAAGCTGATTTCATAGAGTTAACTATTTAATTTCAATTATCTAACGAAAAAGGATTGTACTGGGTATCCAAAATCGCAGAAGAGCGAGTAAGCGGAAAAACCAGAAAGCTTTGACCCCTTCTCACCAAAAACGACAACTAAATTCAGGACGGGACACACTTTGATGAAAGGGACAATTGTAACTGCGACAGATAAGCTCCGAAGCAGGCTAAACTTAGCAAGAAGCTGGTCAATTATTGAAATTGACCAGCTTCTTGCGTTAATTTTATCTCCAACAATTAAATTCCCTGCTTGATCCGGTTGGTTTCTGTATTATCGGTATTTCTTGACACTTTATTTCCTTTGCTGTTTCCAAAACGGTAAAGAATGCTGATCATTGTTTTTCTATTATCTTTATATGCTGTATTGAACTGATGCACACCATTGACAATGCCCTTATATTTCCGCTGACTGGTTTTAAAAATATCAGATGAATTGAGCGAAAAAGTTAATTTTCTGTCCATAAACATCGCTCTTAAACTTAAATCAGTTGCATAATAAGCCGAACTGATCAATCGGTTAGCTAGTTCAGGGAACTGATACCAAAGTGTAACATTCGCCATTAACGTTTTCTTTGTGTTGAGGGTAAAAGTATTATTCGTAGAGACATAGCCGCTCCATTGTTTTAACGTTCCTTCTGCAATTGCCCCGTTTGATTTAGACCTTTCCATATAAATATTCAACTGATTGTTGTTTTCCCACCAGCTTATTTTATTGATGGTCAGTGTTTCACTCAGGCCGGTGGTTACTGAATTTGCATAATTCCGTTGTACACGGGATTGAATGTTACTTTGCGGGTCGAAAAAGTCAAGGGTGCTAAATCCATTAGAAACAAAATTGGAGTAAACAGAAGTACTCAACCAATCTTTATAATTGTAATTTAACTCGAAATTATTGCTAAAGGATGGTTTCAGGAACGGATTTCCTTCCTCGTAGACGTTAACGGTGCTATAAAGCCTGGCTGGATTCAACAGGCTGTAATCTGGCCGGTTAATTCTTCTGCCGTAAGTAAAGGAAAAAACATTGTTTTCATTCGGGCTATGCTTCAGATAAAAAGTAGGAAACAACTGGACATAATCGTTTTTTTGCGCGGATGTTTGCAGCGAGGAACGTCCGGTAGTCTGGGTCATCTCCATTCTTAAACCCAATTTCATGCTCCATTTGTTGAAATTCTTATCTGCCGTTGCATACAGCGACTGTGTGTTTTCTTTATATTCGAATAGGTTATTGTTGCGCACAATCGCACCAGAGCTAGGCTCATAGACCAGGTCGTTTTTACTTTTGATATTGGAGATTTTGGCCCCCAACTCCAGACTGGCGAATTTATAGGGTAAGCTGAGGTCTAATTTGCTGGAAAAGATGTCAAAGCGTTCATCCTGAGCTAAACCAACAGGCTGGTAATTATTTAACAATTCCAGCTCAGGCATATAACTCTTACTTTGGAAATGATTGTTATCAATGGTTCCGTATTTAAAATAATTGGAAGTAAATTCTATCTTTTTTCCTGAGGTATCAATTTTATGATCCAGATAGAATTCAAAGTTTCTCAGCGTATACTTCAATTTATCTTTGCCAGTAAGCACTAATGTGGAATCTAAAAGCCGACCTGTGGCGTAGAATGCGCCATTCTCCTTCGAATCAATCG
This is a stretch of genomic DNA from Candidatus Pedobacter colombiensis. It encodes these proteins:
- a CDS encoding DUF1648 domain-containing protein; the protein is MKKSLNLIFLISPSIILCYVVIYVYYYQQLPEVIVGHRDLTGKIDGYTEKSFIWIPILFNIVIVSAIRYLIGKPMMLNYPVEINDNNRDSAYGKMQIFLSISAIIVSASFSLIIFDAIGLLNSTNALYFVLYFFVSVVGLPLFIAQTKL
- a CDS encoding TonB-dependent receptor, which gives rise to MKRNLLAILLTFITLAGSAQHLIKGKVIDEDNQPVISANILLQKKSEKSIVQTSITDSIGIFLLNPKQTLQHQLVISAIGFESTFVDLPDALHQDTILLVRLARQRKQLKEVNIYIKAPLIVRKTDRILFNVENSLSAIGGDGIDALSKAPGVRVNDNGVNIVGKNSIKIMVNDKLIQLSGVDLINYVKSIPSGNIKRIEIITNPSARYEADGNSGLINIVLKQNGEQGFNGMINTGGIIASRYTAGLTGIFNYNQGKLHLSSNLSGVYLKIESKSFSAFSSPKSLWERQLDELTTGKGGRGDIRVDYDLTANTTIGVKYMEGARHYTIDSKENGAFYATGRLLDSTLVLTGKDKLKYTLRNFEFYLDHKIDTSGKKIEFTSNYFKYGTIDNNHFQSKSYMPELELLNNYQPVGLAQDERFDIFSSKLDLSLPYKFASLELGAKISNIKSKNDLVYEPSSGAIVRNNNLFEYKENTQSLYATADKNFNKWSMKLGLRMEMTQTTGRSSLQTSAQKNDYVQLFPTFYLKHSPNENNVFSFTYGRRINRPDYSLLNPARLYSTVNVYEEGNPFLKPSFSNNFELNYNYKDWLSTSVYSNFVSNGFSTLDFFDPQSNIQSRVQRNYANSVTTGLSETLTINKISWWENNNQLNIYMERSKSNGAIAEGTLKQWSGYVSTNNTFTLNTKKTLMANVTLWYQFPELANRLISSAYYATDLSLRAMFMDRKLTFSLNSSDIFKTSQRKYKGIVNGVHQFNTAYKDNRKTMISILYRFGNSKGNKVSRNTDNTETNRIKQGI
- a CDS encoding S-4TM family putative pore-forming effector, with the protein product METIFTRQNQEKNINRLAAQKQLYLEAKKAFIFMVILAVPLTALIAFIKIGLAIFGIDITAFVNIYSISIVFSELLLVNVVVNAYKADAAKIQEQFDCDVYSLDWHRIVVGKKPKQELVNKFSSKFKKSGGDLSKLYDWYPTELALKDHLTAVFLCQKTNLNYDTAIRTHFKKLVYKIGISVFVVILISALFFNYSLWDFIVKLFMSCLPVFTVGAKIIIDQNKAITNAQTLSDAIENVIESGEITLQHIRSVQDKIYASRKDSGLIPEKLYNKIRQRLEDEMHDNAAKY
- a CDS encoding recombinase family protein; its protein translation is MKSAYLYVRVSTNEQKRKGYSLPEQEDRLLKYCETGNVN